The following nucleotide sequence is from Mesorhizobium sp. CAU 1732.
TGCTCCCTATTTCGAGCGGCATTCTTCGTACCGCCTACATTTTGGGTCTTTGCCCTTCGACTTTCAGCTTATGCCCAATATCGACTGCATCAAGGCCGCGATCACGAGATTCAGGGTTGACGCAGCGTCAGTTACAATTCTTGATCGATTTTACCTCCTCAGGAGGCGGAAACCCCCATCTTTCCACGTCCTGGCCCCGCAATCGGCCGTGCTATCCGCAATCTGCTGACGTTCATGACAAGATCCGGAACCCTAAAAGCATGCCGTCAGAACGCTCTCGGCGTACAAACCAAGCCGCCCAACAACAAAAAGGGCAGCGCGATTGCTCGCGCCACCCCTTCAATATTCAAGCGCCAGCGAACTGGCGAGCGGCAATCAGCCTGCGGACAGGTTCACGGCCTTGGGGCCCTTGCCCATGCGGTCCGGCTCGACGTCGAAGGAAACCTTCTGGCCGTCGACGAGGGTGCGCATGCCAGACGCCTCGACAGCGGAAATGTGGACGAAAACGTCCTTCGCGCCGCCATCAGGCGTGATGAAGCCGAAGCCCTTGGTTGCATTGAAGAATTTTACGGTGCCGGTCTGGGCCATTTGGGAAAAGCTCCTATTCCCTACTGTAAGCTGCGTCTGGGCAACATGCTCAGGATCGCGATCGTCGAGAGTTCACAATGTCGGGGAAAGGTCGTCCAACAACGGTCCAGTCTCCGGGTCAGCAAATGCCCGAACGTATGTATTGATTGCATGGAATTGCCTGCGACACAAGGCCTTGTTGCTATGGTCCAGATAGATGTAGCCGAAGCGGCCAGCAGGGATCGACGAGCATCAGATCTCGGGGCACTCCGGCCCTTTCAGACCAGCCAAGCCTGGCATCGACCGATCAGGCGATGCAACGCGGCGCGACAATGCCCCCGCTTGGTGTATGATGATGGCTTGAGGGTTGTGTGTCCGCAGCGACCGCGCCTCGTCCATAGCTGGCCCGGCTGCTGGGGTGCATGACCATTCCCACGAAAAGGGAGTTGCAGGTCATGACGAATTTCCACGTGATCGCAGGTGCCGACGGAGCACCCGCCCATCCCGATGTGCGTCACATTGAAATCGGCGATCTCTACGATTGCCTGCGCGCGGGTTACAGCGACTTTCTGGCGAAGCCGTCCCAGGTGATCTTCATCATCATCCTGTATCCGGTCATCGGTGTCGTGCTGGCGGCATGGACATCGGGCGCCAACGCCCTGCCCTTGCTGTTTCCGCTCGCGTCCGGTTTCGCATTGCTGGGACCTTTCGCGGCCATCGGCCTCTACGAGATCAGCCGTCGGCGCGAGCGCGGCATGGACACCTCATGGCGTCACGTCCTGGCGCTGAGACACTCCCCGGCACTGCCGTCGATCGCCGCCGTGGGCGCCTTGCTCGTTGCCGTATTCATAGCTTGGCTGCTTGTCGCGCAGGGTCTGCACACCTTGCTTTTCGGGCCCGAGATACCGCAATCGATCGCTGCACTTGCCGATCAGGTGTTTGGCACGCGCGAAGGCTGGCTTCTGATCGTCATCGGCAACGCGATCGGTTTGGTCTTCGCCGTCGTCGTCCTCACCGCCACGGTGATCGCCTTCCCGCTGCTCCTCGACCGCGATGTGGGGGCGTGGGCCGCGATGCAGACGTCGGCGCGCGCGGTGATGGAAAATCCCGTGACGATGGCCGTCTGGGGCTTGATGGTCGCGGGCCTGCTGGCGATCGGCAGCCTCCCGCTCTTTGCCGGCCTCGTCGTCGTCTTTCCGGTCCTCGGCCACGCGACGTGGCATCTCTATCGAAAGGTGGTCGTGGACAGCGGTTCGCGGCGCACGCCGCATTAAGGTTAAAGAAGCTTCAACTTTGACAGGGCCATGACGGAACGGTCATTGTCGAACTGCGGGTATCCTTTCATGGCGACTGGATTGGGCAGGATTCGACATGAGCGAGACGTACAACATCGCAGCCGGGTTTTACCGGTCCGTGCATGAACACGGCGAACGCATCTGCTATGCCGAC
It contains:
- a CDS encoding cold-shock protein, with the protein product MAQTGTVKFFNATKGFGFITPDGGAKDVFVHISAVEASGMRTLVDGQKVSFDVEPDRMGKGPKAVNLSAG
- a CDS encoding DUF2189 domain-containing protein, with protein sequence MTNFHVIAGADGAPAHPDVRHIEIGDLYDCLRAGYSDFLAKPSQVIFIIILYPVIGVVLAAWTSGANALPLLFPLASGFALLGPFAAIGLYEISRRRERGMDTSWRHVLALRHSPALPSIAAVGALLVAVFIAWLLVAQGLHTLLFGPEIPQSIAALADQVFGTREGWLLIVIGNAIGLVFAVVVLTATVIAFPLLLDRDVGAWAAMQTSARAVMENPVTMAVWGLMVAGLLAIGSLPLFAGLVVVFPVLGHATWHLYRKVVVDSGSRRTPH